The genomic segment GTAAGATGTTGATGTAAAATGAAAAAGTCCTGATATCGGCCGATTAAATTGCCCAGTCAACTAAATGGCCAGGCCCCAGTAAATAGCATCTTTCAACCACCCCCACAGTCGTGTAAGCCAGAGGCTGACCCCCAAATCAGCCAAGTATTGTATTTCTGGCGTGAGCATCTTCTCACATATGCTCCTCAAGTCGGGATGGATGTCTTTCCTCAGGTTATATCCCAGGATGGACTTCCCTCCCAGGGGCTGCCAGGGCAGAAAGCGTCGGTCTCGAATGTCCGGCGCTTTCACCGCCTCTCCACCTTCCAAGCACAATGTTCTCATCTCGGCATTCCTCCGTCGAAGCTCGGCCACGTCCTGCTTCATCCTCTCTCGCCCGTAGGTCTCCACCTTGTCCCACAAGGTAGCGTTAAAGTGTCGATAGAGCCTCCAGTCGGCGCCATTCCATCCCAAAGCCCGGGCCCTGGACTCCGGGGTCAGACGAGAGACAGACGAGCTCGCCCGAGCGTTAAGTTTGAAGTACAAAATATCCTCCATGCTCCAGCACAGGGTCTCCTTCAGCAGGATCAGCGACTCGTCAAAATATTCCGCAATGAGCACCAGGTGGAACTTTCTGGACAAACCTTGAATGGCCTCTGTCACGTCGGGATGGTCCGCATCCAGATTGTTGTCTGAGCCCAAGTCGAATAAGAGCAGGTTCTTCAGGTAGAAGGCGTTGTAGGCGTGAGCCCTGTAGTAGGTCCGAGGACTCCTGAGGAACTCTTCTAGTTTGTCCTCACCGCTTATGCTCCAGGTGAGGGGCACGGCCCTGTGGTAGTAGTGGAAGGCCGATTCCAGAAGATGAGCCGGGTCACGCAGGATGGTGACGTAGGTGGCGTCGGGTGGCAACAACGCCGCCACCTCCCCTGGGCAGAAGCGCATGTGGTTGCACAATATATTGAAGCACTCGCTACGTCGGTAGCTCTTCACTTGCCACCGGCTGAAG from the Syngnathus scovelli strain Florida chromosome 13, RoL_Ssco_1.2, whole genome shotgun sequence genome contains:
- the gal3st1b gene encoding galactosylceramide sulfotransferase, with product MLHITGNKCTNITGGLILWLLLIHILILLYCLMLPTHEDFRSSKDDTCPLNMAKPLNKNLPRSSQRLQTDTCSPSVNIMFMKTHKTASSTLLNILFRFGEKNKLKFAFPDGRNDFFYPSAFSRWQVKSYRRSECFNILCNHMRFCPGEVAALLPPDATYVTILRDPAHLLESAFHYYHRAVPLTWSISGEDKLEEFLRSPRTYYRAHAYNAFYLKNLLLFDLGSDNNLDADHPDVTEAIQGLSRKFHLVLIAEYFDESLILLKETLCWSMEDILYFKLNARASSSVSRLTPESRARALGWNGADWRLYRHFNATLWDKVETYGRERMKQDVAELRRRNAEMRTLCLEGGEAVKAPDIRDRRFLPWQPLGGKSILGYNLRKDIHPDLRSICEKMLTPEIQYLADLGVSLWLTRLWGWLKDAIYWGLAI